In one Parambassis ranga chromosome 6, fParRan2.1, whole genome shotgun sequence genomic region, the following are encoded:
- the man2a2 gene encoding alpha-mannosidase 2x, with amino-acid sequence MKLRKQVTVCGGAIFCVAVFSLYLMLDRVQHDPARRQSGGNFPRSQISVLQNRIEQLEQLLEENHQIISHIKDSVMELTDTGAVSPSGHLPFKSANGSWVLPFDGRPTFLSLKPQDCHFSVGSRSQPDVQMLDVYSLLKFDNPDGGVWKQGFDITYEPDEWDNEPLQVFVVPHSHNDPGWVKTFDKYFTDQTQHILNNMVVKLAEDPRRKFIWSEISFFSKWWETADIHKQEAMRKLILGGQLEIVTGGWVMTDEASAHYFAMIDQLIEGHQWLERNLGITPHSGWAVDPFGHSATMPFLLKRANLTSMLIQRVHYSIKKHFSSTRSLEFMWRQAWDTGSSTDIFCHMMPFYSYDVPHTCGPDPKICCQFDFKRLPGGRINCPWKVPPKTVVEANVAERANLLLDQYRKKSKLYRSKVLLVPLGDDFRYDKALEWDQQYINYQKLFDYMNSHPELHVQAQFGTLTDYFNAVYKANGVAQGSRPADFPVLSGDFFAYADREDHYWTGYFTSRPFYKSLDRVIESHLRGAEILYSLAVANARHAGMEGRYPVSDYALLVDARRSVGLFQHHDAITGTAKENVVIDYGTKLLRSLIGLKRVIINAAHFLVMKNKEFYRFYQTEPFLETDDRRATQDSLPQRTLIELDSAGPRYLVLFNPIEQERLCAVTVLVNTVRVRVLTEDGQTLPVQLSAQWSSATQMSAEVFEATFMVRLPPLGLAVFNLYDSSDSPMTLRSDTLLRLSGRGVTPRATDPLPVRSQQADSQTFYISSQSLTLGFSGTTGLLESIKRKDDPQEVKVQIQFMVYGTRPSKDKSGAYLFLPDGKAKPYNQKEPPAVRVVEGPLFSEVVAHYQHFQQTIRIHNVPGVDGLSVDITTTVDIRDQTNKELAMRLVTDIQSGDVFYTDLNGFQIQPRRHYLKLPLQANFYPMPSQAYIQDSHHRLTLHTAQSLGISSLESGQLEVIMDRRLMQDDNRGLGQGLKDNKKTANRFRLLLERRSTGNKMTDSSTNSFPSILSHMTNAFLNHDVLALPVLPKRRGIPQLQTFAPLKSILPCDFHLLNLRSIQSQQDPQSPSPYTALILHRLALDCGLEAQNLGFNCTTTQGQLSVSALFKNLDLQLLQPMSLTLMQSSMPLANDSTITLDPMEISTFKLKLH; translated from the exons atgaagctgaGGAAACAGGTGACAGTGTGTGGAGGGGCCATattctgtgtggctgtgttcTCACTATATCTGATGTTGGATCGAGTCCAACATGACCCTGCAAGGCGACAGAGTGGCGGCAACTTTCCACGG AGCCAAATCTCAGTGCTGCAGAACCGAAtagagcagctggagcagctccTGGAGGAAAACCATCAAATCATCAGCCACATAAAGGACTCTGTGATGGAGCTCACAGACACAGGAGCTGTGTCTCCCAGTGGCCACCTGCCGTTCAAAAGTGCCAATGGTTCTTGGGTCCTCCCCTTTGATGGTCGTCCCACATTCCTCTCTCTCAAGCCCCAGGACTGCCATTTTTCTGTGGGCAGTCGTAGCCAACCAGACGTTCAG ATGCTTGATGTGTACTCCCTTCTTAAGTTTGACAACCCTGATGGCGGTGTATGGAAACAGGGTTTTGACATTACTTATGAACCTGATGAATGGGACAATGAACCACTGCAAGTATTCGTGGTCCCACACTCTCACAATGATCCAG GCTGGGTCAAGACTTTTGACAAGTACTTCACAGACCAGACGCAGCACATTTTAAACAACATGGTTGTGAAGCTGGCTGAGGATCCACGCAGGAAGTTCATCTGGTCTGAGATTTCATTCTTCTCCAAGTGGTGGGAGACTGCAGACATCCACAAACAGGAGGCTATGCGCAA ACTGATCCTGGGAGGACAGCTAGAGATTGTTACTGGAGGCTGGGTGATGACAGATGAAGCCAGTGCTCACTACTTTGCCATGATAGACCAGCTCATTGAGGGGCATCAGTGGCTGGAGAGAAATCTAG GTATAACTCCTCACAGTGGGTGGGCAGTGGACCCGTTCGGTCACAGCGCCACGATGCCCTTTCTGCTGAAGAGGGCCAACCTGACCAGCATGCTTATCCAGAGAGTCCACTACTCcattaaaaaacacttttccTCCACCCGCAGCCTGGAGTTTATGTGGAGGCAGGCCTGGG ATACTGGGTCAAGTACAGATATTTTTTGCCACATGATGCCATTTTATAGCTACGATGTGCCTCACACCTGCGGGCCCGATCCAAAGATCTGTTGCCAGTTTGACTTCAAGAGGTTGCCAGGTGGTCGGATAAACTGTCCCTGGAAAGTGCCACCAAAAACTGTGGTTGAGGCCAATGTAGCAGAGAG GGCAAACCTGCTCCTGGATCAGTACCGTAAAAAGTCCAAACTCTACCGCAGCAAGGTGCTTCTTGTTCCTCTGGGGGACGACTTTCGCTATGACAAGGCCCTGGAGTGGGACCAGCAGTACATCAACTACCAGAAGCTGTTTGACTACATGAATTCTCACCCAGAGCTGCACGTTCAA GCTCAGTTTGGGACTCTCACTGACTACTTTAATGCTGTATACAAAGCAAATGGAGTGGCACAAGGATCCAGACCTGCTGACTTCCCAGTGCTTAGTGGAGATTTCTTTGCCTATGCAGACCGTGAAGACCACTACTGGACGGGTTATTTCACATCCCGACCCTTCTATAAGAGCCTGGACCGTGTGATTGAGTCGCATCTCAG GGGGGCAGAGATCCTATACAGCCTGGCAGTTGCGAACGCTCGTCATGCCGGCATGGAAGGTCGCTACCCGGTCTCAGATTATGCTCTACTAGTTGATGCAAGGCGCTCTGTTGGACTGTTCCAGCATCACGATGCCATTACTGGCACTGCAAAGGAGAATGTTGTCATCGATTATGGCACCAA ATTACTGCGTTCACTCATCGGCCTGAAGAGGGTAATCATCAATGCTGCTCATTTCCTGGTGATGAAGAACAAAGAGTTTTATCGCTTTTACCAGACAGAGCCTTTCCTGGAGACG GATGACAGGCGAGCTACACAGGATTCTCTGCCTCAGCGCACTTTAATTGAGCTGGACTCAGCAGGACCGAG gTACTTGGTTCTGTTCAACCCCATCGAGCAGGAACGACTGTGTGCGGTGACAGTGTTGGTGAACACAGTGAGGGTGCGGGTGCTCACTGAGGACGGACAGACCCTCCCTGTGCAGCTCAGTGCTCAGTGGAGCTCTGCTACTCAGATGAGTGCAGAGGTATTTGAG GCAACATTCATGGTCCGTCTCCCACCTCTTGGTCTGGCAGTTTTCAATCTGTATGACTCTTCAGACTCCCCCATGACGCTCCGCTCCGACACCCTCCTCAGGCTGTCTGGTCGGGGTGTCACCCCCCGGGCCACGGACCCGCTTCCTGTACGCTCCCAGCAGGCTGACTCTCAGACCTTTTACATCAGCAGTCAGTCTCTGACACTGGGCTTCTCTGGAACTACTGGCCTGTTAGAG AGTATCAAGCGCAAAGATGATCCTCAGGAAGTGAAGGTTCAGATTCAGTTCATGGTTTACGGCACTCGCCCATCTAAAGACAAAAGTGGAGCTTACCTTTTCCTACCCGATGGAAAAGCAAAG CCCTACAACCAGAAAGAACCACCTGCGGTGCGTGTTGTGGAGGGCCCTCTTTTCTCTGAAGTGGTGGCACACTACCAGCACTTTCAGCAGACCATCCGCATACACAACGTGCCAG GGGTGGATGGTTTGTCTGTAGACATCACCACCACGGTGGACATCAGAGATCAGACCAATAAGGAGCTAGCCATGCGACTGGTCACTGACATCCAGAGCGGAGATGTCTTCTACACAGACCTCAATGGCTTCCAG ATACAGCCACGTCGACACTACCTAAAGCTTCCCTTACAGGCTAACTTCTACCCAATGCCCAGCCAGGCGTACATCCAGGACAGCCATCATCGcctcacactgcacacagctcAGTCTTTGGGCATCAGCAGCCTGGAAAGCG GCCAGCTTGAAGTGATTATGGACCGGCGATTGATGCAGGATGATAATCGTGGGCTGGGTCAAGGTCTGAAAGACAACAAAAAGACAGCCAACCGTTTCCGACTGCTGCTGGAGAGGAGATCAACTGGGAACAAG atgactgacagctcaaCAAACAGCTTCCCATCTATactcagtcacatgaccaatgCCTTTCTGAACCATGATGTCTTGGCACTGCCTGTTCTGCCCAAAAGGCGTGGCATCCCTCAACTTCAAACATTCGCCCCTCTTAAGTCCATCCTCCCCTGTGACTTCCACCTGCTAAACCTGCGCAGCATCCAAAGCCAG CAGGACCCCCAATCGCCATCTCCGTACACAGCATTGATTCTTCATCGTTTGGCGCTGGACTGTGGCCTGGAGGCTCAGAACCTCGGATTCAACTGCACCACCACACAAGGACAG ctgagTGTGTCGGCACTGTTTAAGAACCTGGATCTGCAGCTGCTCCAGCCGATGTCTTTGACCCTGATGCAGTCCAGCATGCCTCTGGCCAATGACTCCACCATCACCTTGGATCCAATGGAGATCTCTACCTTCAAGCTGAAACTGCACTAA